The following coding sequences lie in one Arachis stenosperma cultivar V10309 chromosome 5, arast.V10309.gnm1.PFL2, whole genome shotgun sequence genomic window:
- the LOC130981211 gene encoding alkane hydroxylase MAH1-like, whose amino-acid sequence MAMLFFFAATIASIIITILLVLHVLDRKRSCKDPLFIDWPLFGMSFQLLYNFQIHDFLANVLNRKGGTAEFMGPWFTNMNFLLSTDPMNAHHVFSKNFENYVKGPEFRDVFDVFGDAIIVTDDLEKWRYMKSFFLSLIKHKGFDIFFEKTIQNKVKNSLLPVLDHAWFQGTVLDLQDVFCRFTFDNTSLMVLGFDPKSLSLGFPTVEAEKAFDDIEKCLFYRQMVPKSVWKFQEWLQIGNEKKMAKACKVFDHFLCTQIASKLEELSKTKKTMDANSDKTIRFDSFLAEATRYESLDAKLLRDYGFNFFAAGRDTIASVLTWFFWLVASHPAVEAKILEEIEKILALLTGEITKF is encoded by the coding sequence ATGGCCATGTTATTCTTCTTTGCAGCAACAATTGCATCCATAATAATAACAATCCTCCTAGTTCTCCATGTTCTTGATCGCAAAAGAAGTTGTAAAGACCCTCTTTTCATAGATTGGCCACTCTTTGGCATGTCATTTCAACTTCTTTACAACTTccaaattcatgatttcttaGCAAATGTCTTGAATCGCAAAGGAGGCACTGCTGAATTCATGGGACCTTGGTTCACCAACATGAACTTCTTGCTCTCTACCGATCCCATGAACGCACATCACGTATTCAGcaagaattttgaaaactaTGTCAAGGGACCCGAGTTTCGCGACGTTTTCGATGTTTTCGGCGACGCCATAATCGTGACGGATGATCTTGAGAAATGGAGATACATGAAgtctttcttcctttctctgATCAAGCATAAAGGTTTTGATATCTTCTTCGAGAAAACGATTCAGAACAAGGTGAAGAATAGTTTGCTTCCCGTGTTGGATCATGCATGGTTTCAAGGAACAGTGTTGGATCTTCAAGATGTCTTTTGTAGGTTCACATTTGATAACACAAGCTTGATGGTGTTAGGGTTTGATCCCAAATCCCTTTCCCTTGGATTCCCAACTGTTGAAGCTGAAAAGGCTTTTGATGATATTGAAAAATGCTTGTTCTACAGACAAATGGTGCCCAAAAGTGTTTGGAAGTTTCAAGAATGGCTCCAAATTGGTAATGAGAAGAAGATGGCGAAAGCGTGCAAGGTTTTCGACCATTTTCTTTGTACTCAAATAGCTTCTAAACTCGAAGAGCTAAGCAAAACTAAGAAAACTATGGACGCAAATAGCGATAAAACTATTCGATTCGATAGCTTTCTTGCTGAAGCTACAAGATACGAATCGCTCGATGCGAAACTTTTAAGAGATTatggatttaatttttttgctgCCGGCAGAGATACCATTGCCTCAGTTCTTACGTGGTTCTTTTGGCTTGTTGCTTCGCATCCGGCAGTAGAAGCTAAGATTCTggaagaaatagaaaaaattttGGCGCTGTTGACAGGGgaaattacaaaattttaa